A region from the Aegilops tauschii subsp. strangulata cultivar AL8/78 chromosome 5, Aet v6.0, whole genome shotgun sequence genome encodes:
- the LOC109752010 gene encoding uncharacterized protein, producing the protein MVIRLSKRLLRFDWSIGFSRGSCIIYRRIFPDPTAPLTPLTASPSHPNPLSNPNLLPPSDLNPLPPLSLPRPSPTQSAAVLYPDPTPLPRARHEPSAGGSVAGAARASPPRVVSPPFTTAPPTPPSRPPSRAPPDSSLDRDDLDPDPVAATTEALAKVDLSDGPNATATAKSGSSNPRQAARGGGCDVGKSLDYLYRACRIATLTVKHIDVAVSVLSRFMEPKKLASLAEFCDDHAYISEAK; encoded by the exons ATGGTCATAAGATTGTCAAAGCGTTTATTGCGTTTTGATTGGTCCATAGGCTTCTCACGCGGATCATGCATCATATACCGTCGGATATTTCCAGATCCGACGGCACCCCTCACCCCCCTCACGGCCTCACCCTCTCACCCTAACCCTCTCTCCAATCCTAACCTTCTCCCTCCCTCAGATCTCAATCCTCTGCCACCCCTATCCCTACCCCGGCCTAGCCCAACCCAATCCGCCGCCGTCCTCTACCCAGATCCCACCCCGCTCCCGCGAGCCCGCCATGAACCGTCTGCGGGCGGTAGCGTAGCGGGAGCAGCACGGGCTTCACCTCCTCGTGTCGTGTCTCCCCCTTTCACCACCGCTcctcctacacctccttcacggccTCCCTCCCGGGCACCGCCCGACAGCAGCCTCGACAGGGACGACCTGGACCCAGACCCGGTCGCGGCCACCACGGAGGCCCTCGCCAAGGTCGACCTCTCCGACGGCCCGAATGCCACCGCCACCGCCAAGTCCGGCTCCAGCAATCCCCGTCAAGCAGCTAGAGGCGGCGGCTGCGACGTGGGCAAGTCGCTCGACTACCTGTACCGCGCATGCAGGATCGCTACCCTCACCGTGAAGCACATCGACGTCGCCGTCTCCGTCCTCTCCCGCTTCATGGAGCCCAAGAAGCTTGCCAGCCTCGCCGAGTTCTGTGACGACCACGCCTACATCTCCGAG GCCAAATAA